The Lactuca sativa cultivar Salinas chromosome 2, Lsat_Salinas_v11, whole genome shotgun sequence genome includes a window with the following:
- the LOC111900240 gene encoding phosphoenolpyruvate carboxykinase (ATP) 1 produces the protein MASNGNGNGSVATGKGSGGRNGLPKIQTQKRQNAICHDDTAPTVKAQTIDELHSLQRKKSAPTTPLDGVQGAFANLTEEERHKQQLQSISASLASLTRETGPKLVRGDPARQSETPRVSHAPDHHFAPTFSASDSSLKFTHVLYNLSPAELYEQAIHYEKGSFITSSGALATLSGAKTGRSPKDKRVVRDDTTEDELWWGKGSPNIEMDEHTFLVNRERAVDYLNSLDKVFVNDQFLNWDPENRIKVRIVSARAYHSLFMHNMCIRPTAEELENFGTPDFTIYNAGQFPCNRYTHYMTSSTSIDLNLGRREMVILGTQYAGEMKKGLFGVMHYLMPKRQILSLHSGCNMGKNGDVALFFGLSGTGKTTLSTDHNRYLIGDDEHCWSDKGVSNIEGGCYAKCIDLSREKEPDIWNAIKFGTVLENVVFDEHTREVDYLDKSVTENTRAAYPIEYIPNAKIPCVGPHPKNVILLACDAFGVLPPVSKLNLAQTMYHFISGYTALVAGTEEGVKEPRATFSACFGAAFIMLHPTKYAAMLASKMEKHGATGWLVNTGWSGGSYGSGSRMKLAYTRKIIDAIHSGKLLNANYKKTEVFGLEIPTEVEGVPSEILDPVNTWSDKKAYKETLLKLGGLFKNNFEVFLNHKIGKDDKLTQEIVGAGPKF, from the exons ATGGCGTCGAACggaaatggaaatgggagcgtaGCCACCGGAAAAGGTAGCGGTGGTAGGAACGGACTGCCGAAGATACAAACGCAGAAGAGACAGAACGCGATTTGTCACGATGACACTGCGCCGACGGTGAAGGCGCAGACGATCGATGAGCTGCACTCTCTTCAGCGGAAGAAGTCGGCACCGACAACGCCGCTCGACGGTGTTCAAGGTGCTTTTGCTAATTTGACGGAGGAGGAACGCCATAAACAGCAACTGCAGTCCATCAG tGCATCGTTGGCGTCACTGACAAGAGAAACCGGACCCAAGTTGGTAAGAGGAGATCCGGCCCGACAGTCAGAGACCCCTAGGGTTTCACACGCCCCTGACCACCACTTTGCCCCAACATTCTCTGCTAGTGACAGCTCTCTCAAATTCACCCATGTCCTCTACAATCTCTCCCCCGCAG AGCTATATGAGCAGGCGATCCACTACGAAAAAGGATCGTTCATAACATCGAGTGGCGCATTGGCGACATTGTCTGGTGCGAAAACTGGTCGCTCTCCGAAGGATAAGCGTGTGGTTAGGGATGACACCACCGAAGATGAGCTGTGGTGGGGCAA GGGTTCCCCGAATATCGAGATGGATGAGCACACCTTCTTGGTCAACAGAGAAAGAGCTGTCGATTACTTGAATTCATTGGACAAG GTATTTGTGAATGATCAATTCTTGAACTGGGATCCAGAAAACCGAATCAAAGTCCGAATCGTATCCGCTAGAGCTTACCACTCTTTGTTCATGCACAACAT GTGCATCCGACCCACAGCCGAAGAGCTGGAGAATTTCGGTACTCCGGACTTCACTATTTACAATGCTGGACAGTTTCCTTGTAATCGTTACACACACTACATGACATCATCCACTAGCATAGATTTAAATCTCGGTAGACGAGAAATGGTAATTCTAGGCACACAATACGCTGGGGAAATGAAGAAAGGTCTTTTCGGTGTCATGCATTATCTCATGCCTAAACGCCAAATCCTCTCCCTTCATTCTGGTTGCAATATGGGCAAAAATGGCGATGTTGCCCTCTTCTTTGGTTTGTCAG GTACCGGAAAGACAACTTTGTCTACTGATCATAATCGATATTTAATTGGAGACGATGAACATTGCTGGAGTGATAAAGGTGTATCGAATATCGAAGGTGGTTGTTATGCTAAATGTATCGATCTCTCTAGGGAAAAAGAACCGGATATATGGAACGCTATTAAATTTGGAACCG TGCTGGAAAATGTTGTATTTGATGAACATACTAGAGAGGTGGATTATCTAGACAAATCTGTCACAG AAAACACACGTGCGGCATACCCGATCGAGTACATCCCAAATGCTAAAATCCCCTGTGTTGGTCCACACCCTAAGAATGTTATTCTGCTGGCATGTGATGCATTTGGTGTACTCCCTCCAGTGAGCAAGCTTAACCTTGCTCAGACTATGTATCACTTCATCAGTGGCTATACAGCACTG GTGGCTGGGACTGAGGAGGGTGTAAAGGAGCCACGTGCGACATTTTCAGCCTGCTTTGGTGCAGCATTTATTATGTTACATCCCACTAAATATGCAGCAATGCTCGCTTCAAAAATGGAGAAACATGGTGCTACTGGGTGGCTTGTTAACACCGGTTGGTCAGGTGGCag CTATGGTTCTGGTAGTCGAATGAAATTGGCGTACACTCGGAAGATCATTGATGCGATTCATTCTGGGAAACTTCTGAATGCTAATTACAAGAAAACCGAAGTGTTTGGGTTGGAGATCCCAACTGAGGTGGAGGGTGTGCCTTCGGAGATTCTTGATCCAGTGAACACT TGGTCGGACAAGAAGGCATATAAGGAGACACTGTTGAAGTTGGGTGGGTTGTTCAAGAACAATTTTGAGGTGTTTCTGAACCATAAAATTGGGAAGGATGATAAGCTGACTCAGGAGATTGTTGGTGCTGGTCCAAAATTTTGA